The genome window aacattgcTAATTCATTGACCTGTGTATCTGAGCAAGATAGTAACAGGATAGGAGGGATATCACAGATGAAATGATTAATCTCATTTGACCTACAGAAACATAATCCAAATGTCATTATAGTATGCATAACAATATCTATTATTCCTAGTAGGTAAACTCCAGCCAGGAGTTGGTAACAAACCCTACTAGACATGTCTACTACATACATAAGGGGATTGCTGATGGCCTTGTACCGATCAAAGGCCATCACTACCAACAGCATGCACTCAGCATCTATAAAGATACAGGCGAAGAAAAACTGCAAGGCACAGCCAATGAAAGATATAGATTTGTGTTTGTCCATTAGGTCCACCAGCATCTTTGGTCCAACTGCAGTTGAAtagcagaggtcagagaaagagaggtggCTAAGAAAGAAGTACATTGGTGTGTGAAGCTGGGGGTCCATTCTGATCAAAACAATCATTCCAATATTTGTCACAAGAATAATGAGATAGATGAGAAGAAATACAATGAATAGAACCACTTCTATGACAGGGTTATTAGTAATTCCCAATAGAATAAACTGAGTGATTGAGGAGCAGTttccttcatccattcttctTCGTTCTTTGCCTAAATGGTTCAAAAAGCATTCAAAGAATAGGATGACTGGGATTTAATTTATCTAGTCAAGAAAATTGTATTCAATTTTGAGACTCTAATTTCATTATGTAGAAAATATTCTGTGTATCCCTAAAATCAGACAGAAATCACTCTTAAAGTGGCATGATCACCAAAAACATCCCTCAAATATTTGAAGTGggcagttaataatttttaatataaattaataaatagttCCTGACATGAATTTTTTCTTGCTCATCCTAAGGCTATACTATTGAAAACCTGAAAATAAGTTATCAGAATACAACTCATCTGAGAAAAACAACAGAACTGAGTAGGAGATCCAGTAATGAAAGACTAAACATTCCATAAAATTGAGGAAAGGATCACATTCACCATATTAATAAAGAATCATAGTTTACCCTCTCATCATAGCATCAAATACAAACAAATCCATGGAAATTGCTATGGTTTGattttgccacattttcttaCTGACACCTATTTCATTGGAACATCTGGTACTTGTCACCGCTCGTTGCTTTTGAGATGTGAAGGGCAACACACCAGACTCCAAATATTAAGAatattaagggctggagagatggctcagcagttaagagcgttggcagctcttccagaggccctgagttcaattcccagcaaccacatggtgacttacagtcatctataatgggatctgatgccctcttctggcatgcagatataacaccatatacataaaataaataaatcttaaaaaagaaaaaaaaagaatattaagtccTTACAAATGAAAGTGATAAAGCTAGTGTTAGAAAATGCCTC of Peromyscus maniculatus bairdii isolate BWxNUB_F1_BW_parent chromosome 4, HU_Pman_BW_mat_3.1, whole genome shotgun sequence contains these proteins:
- the LOC102913229 gene encoding olfactory receptor-like protein OLF2; amino-acid sequence: MDEGNCSSITQFILLGITNNPVIEVVLFIVFLLIYLIILVTNIGMIVLIRMDPQLHTPMYFFLSHLSFSDLCYSTAVGPKMLVDLMDKHKSISFIGCALQFFFACIFIDAECMLLVVMAFDRYKAISNPLMYVVDMSSRVCYQLLAGVYLLGIIDIVMHTIMTFGLCFCRSNEINHFICDIPPILLLSCSDTQVNELAMFIFSGFIELSTISGLLVSYCYIISSVMKICSDEGRFKAFSTCASHLTAVAIFQGTLLFMYFRPSSSYSLDQDKMVSLFYTLVIPMLNPLIYSMRIKDVKEALYRLRNKRWFK